A window from Hirundo rustica isolate bHirRus1 chromosome 25, bHirRus1.pri.v3, whole genome shotgun sequence encodes these proteins:
- the LOC120763170 gene encoding digestive cysteine proteinase 1-like → MGALRWLVASALCIAVRGQGYGLSRPPPQFGSIYHVQGVIRLPYAEIEEPFEAWYNLTGNKSRIQYYGGEVITYQLAAVKPYGMRYKITPETTEKEVNTRKCFQLPGSKEDVVTAQSVFPSMKGFKFLREEYYKGRYCAVWQNVTRWAQKKNVYTLWVTNSSCGVAPVHYEMQGYNSLLGSHYDKYEIAYTDFDNSYPPSVFDLPVNETKCGELPGKAAERHVLANPMEDLVGQHRPWAHRVFHEYRRQMGRRYGSARELEHRQSVFVHNMRFVHSRNRAALPYTLALNHLADRTPQELAALRGRRSSGTPNNGLPFPTELYSGIILPESLDWRMYGAVTPVKDQAVCGSCWSFATTGAMEGALFLKTGVLTPLSQQVLIDCSWGFGNYACDGGEEWRAYEWIKKHGGIASTESYGSYKGQNGLCHYNQSEMLAKITGYVNVTSGNITAVKAAIYKHGPVAVSIDASHKTFSFYSNGIYYEPKCENTPGSLDHAVLAVGYGVLQGETYWLIKNSWSTYWGNDGYILMAMKDNNCGVATEATYPILA, encoded by the exons ATGGGAGCTCTGCGCTGGCTCGTGGCCTCTGCGCTCTGCATCGCCGTCCGGG GACAGGGCTATGGGCTCTCGCGCCCGCCCCCTCAGTTCGGCTCCATCTACCACGTCCAAG GGGTCATCAGGCTGCCCTACGCTGAGATCGAGGAGCCCTTTGAAGCCTGGTACAACCTGACGGGGAACAAGAGCCGGATCCAGTATTACGGAG gggaggTGATAACCTACCAGCTGGCAGCAGTGAAGCCCTATGGCATGAGGTACAAGATCACGCCAGAGACGACCGAGAAGGAGGTGAACACCAGGAAGTGCTTCCAGCTGCCCGGCTCCAAGGAGGACGTGGTCACGGCCCAGAGCGTCTTCCCCAGCATGAAGGGCTTTAAG TTCCTGCGGGAGGAGTACTACAAGGGCCGCTACTGTGCCGTGTGGCAGAACGTCACGCGCTGGGCGCAGAAGAAGAACGTCTACACCCTGTGGGTGACCAACTCCAGCTGCGGGGTGGCCCCCGTGCACTACGAGATGCAGGGGTACAACAGCCTGCTGGGCTCCCACTACGACAAGTACGAGATCGCCTACACCGACTTCGACAACAGCTACCCGCCCTCCGTCTTCGACCTCCCCGTCAACG AGACCAAGTGTGGGGAGCTGCCGGGGAAGGCGGCGGAGCGGCACGTGCTGGCGAACCCCATGGAGGACCTGGTGGGGCAGCACCGGCCCTGGGCGCACCGGGTCTTCCACGAGTACCGCCGGCAGATGGGGCGGCGCTACGGCTCCGCACGGGAGCTGGAGCACCGGCAGAGCGTCTTCGTGCACAACATGAG GTTCGTGCACTCGCGGAACCGCGCCGCGCTGCCCTACACGCTGGCCCTCAACCACCTGGCCGACCGCACGCCGCAGGAGCTGGCGGCTCTGCGGGGCCGCCGGAGCAGCGGGACCCCCAACAACGGGCTGCCCTTCCCCACCGAGCTCTACAGCGGCATCATCCTGCCCGAGAGCCTCGACTGGCGCATGTACG gcgCTGTCACCCCCGTGAAGGATCAGGCTGTCTGTGGGTCGTGCTGGAGCTTTGCTACCACCGGAGCCATGGAAGGTGCCCTCTTCCTCaag ACCGGCGTGCTGACCCCCCTGTCCCAACAAGTGCTCATCGACTGCTCCTGGGGCTTTGGGAACTACGCCTGCGACGGGGGCGAGGAGTGGCGGGCGTACGAGTGGATCAAAAAGCACGGGGGCATTGCCAGCACCGAGTCCTACGGCTCCTACAAGGGGCAG AACGGCCTGTGCCACTACAACCAGTCTGAGATGCTGGCCAAGATCACGGGCTACGTCAACGTCACCTCGGGGAACATCACAGCGGTCAAAGCTGCCATCTACAAGCACGGCCCCGTGGCCGTCAGCATCGACGCCTCGCACAAGACCTTCTCCTTCTACTCCAACGGCATCTACTACGAGCCCAAGTGTG AAAACACGCCGGGATCCCTGGACCACGCGGTGCTGGCTGTGGGCTACGGAGTCCTGCAGGGAGAGACCTACTGGCTGATCAAGAACTCCTGGTCCACTTACTGGGGCAATGACGGCTACATCCTTATGGCCATGAAGGACAACAACTGTGGAGTGGCCACCGAGGCCACCTACCCCATCCTGGCCTGA